From the Bacillus sp. FJAT-22090 genome, the window TGTAAATAGGTTACACCACGCCCTAAGCGATCCATTATTGCGTCTCCGATATCCTCTATATGGTCACTGATGATATAGACAGATTTAGACTCATCTAATCCTTCAATCACAATATCAATCGTTTTAAATGCGATAAAGTAAGCTAAAAATGAGTACATTGCCTGTTCCCATGTAAAAATAAAACCAGCGATTGCGAAAATGACTAAGTTAATAATCATGATGATTTCACCAACAGAAAATGGGGTCGCCTTATTAAATAAAATTGCTAGTATTTCCGAGCCATCTAAAGAACCTCCATTACGAATGACAAGACCAACACCCATGCCTAAAACAATTCCACCAAACACAGTAGAAAGTAATAAATCAGAAGTAATAGCATCAATATTATGTAAATAAGAAGTACAAATGGATAAGACCGTAATACCAAACAAGGTTGACAATGCGAAGGTTTTTCCAATTTGTTTATAACCTAGGAAAAAGAAAGGGATG encodes:
- a CDS encoding YitT family protein, with the translated sequence MLTIALGAILMSIGLELFLVPNQILDGGVVGVSIILSHLTGVRLGIFIFILNIPFFFLGYKQIGKTFALSTLFGITVLSICTSYLHNIDAITSDLLLSTVFGGIVLGMGVGLVIRNGGSLDGSEILAILFNKATPFSVGEIIMIINLVIFAIAGFIFTWEQAMYSFLAYFIAFKTIDIVIEGLDESKSVYIISDHIEDIGDAIMDRLGRGVTYLHGEGAYTGDNKKVIFTVVTRLEEAKLKSIVEEFDEHAFLALGNVAEVRGGRFKKKDIH